The following are encoded in a window of Rosa chinensis cultivar Old Blush chromosome 4, RchiOBHm-V2, whole genome shotgun sequence genomic DNA:
- the LOC112198972 gene encoding uncharacterized protein LOC112198972 — protein MGDDNTNNTDFQFHPDPYEDEEAEEALSLCDLPLDTEAEEFHDLSSKFLNARCSSSEFFEFFSDQSSDSFMCSAEDIIVCGKLIPFKENTPTPQAPKPSSNPKHDHQKKQTAFRRRSESLSGIQSTVTRSSSTKNKIMMTNSRSLDYRKLHRQSSMVSPVPEMDRNSSVRSVGSSKSDKKSTSSGKPKWSFLLFGIVKFPAEMDLSDIKSRQVRKNPSTTLFPDTSVGKCPSVSRSNSGNKGSWKLLRALSCKDHASVSVTTSYYVSQV, from the coding sequence ATGGGAGACGATAATACCAACAACACggattttcaatttcatccaGACCCCTACGAAGACGAAGAAGCCGAGGAGGCACTTTCTCTCTGCGACCTTCCACTGGACACCGAAGCTGAAGAGTTCCACGATTTGTCGTCCAAGTTCCTAAACGCTCGCTGCTCTTCCTCCGAATTCTTCGAGTTCTTCAGTGACCAGAGCTCCGATAGCTTCATGTGTTCCGCCGAAGACATCATCGTCTGTGGCAAACTCATACCCTTCAAAGAGAACACACCCACTCCTCAAGCTCCAAAGCCTTCTTCGAATCCCAAGCATGATCATCAGAAGAAACAAACAGCTTTTCGACGACGGTCCGAATCACTGTCCGGGATACAAAGCACCGTCACGAGATCAAGCAGCACCAAGAACAAGATCATGATGACCAACAGCCGGTCGTTGGATTACAGGAAACTTCACCGCCAAAGCTCGATGGTTTCACCGGTGCCGGAGATGGATCGAAACTCTTCAGTAAGGAGTGTGGGATCTTCAAAGTCCGATAAGAAGAGTACTAGTAGTGGTAAGccaaaatggtcatttcttttgtttgggaTTGTCAAATTTCCGGCGGAGATGGATCTCAGCGACATCAAGAGCCGGCAGGTCAGGAAAAACCCGTCTACCACTCTGTTTCCCGATACTTCCGTCGGGAAGTGTCCGTCGGTCAGTCGGAGCAACTCCGGTAACAAGGGCTCTTGGAAGCTGCTCAGGGCATTGAGCTGCAAGGATCATGCGAGTGTTTCTGTAACGACGTCGTACTACGTGTCGCAAGTATGA
- the LOC112200143 gene encoding auxin-responsive protein IAA33: MNSFQSQRQDSLKRRWQEIRRSSATTQPSSDMIRKPNGALNGFPGLLGDDDLVSTLVPPVTVVLEGRSICQRISLQKHTSYQSLAKALRQMFVDGGDVGATAADIDNKDLDLSNAVPGHVIAYEDMENDLLLAGDLNWKDFVRVAKRIRILPAKANSRRGGRRSA, from the exons ATGAATTCTTTCCAATCACAGAGACAAGACTCATTGAAAAGGAGGTGGCAAGAGATCAGGAGATCAAGTGCAACCACTCAACCTTCTTCTGATATGATCAGGAAACCTAATGGTGCTCTCAACGGCTTCCCAGGCCTTCTTggtgatgatgatcttgtttCCACGTTGGTCCCTCCGGTAACCGTGGTGCTCGAAGGCCGCTCGATCTGCCAGCGCATCAGTCTCCAAAAGCATACGAGCTACCAAAGTCTAGCCAAAGCCCTCCGGCAAATGTTTGTGGATGGCGGCGATGTTGGAGCTACTGCGGCCGATATTGACAATAAGGATCTCGATCTTTCTAATGCCGTTCCGGGTCATGTTATTGCTTATGAAGACATGGAAAACGATCTCCTTCTTGCCGGAGACCTGAATTGGAA GGATTTCGTACGCGTTGCCAAGAGAATTCGAATACTTCCTGCCAAGGCAAACTCAAGGAGGGGAGGGAGAAGGAGCGCATAG
- the LOC112200306 gene encoding (DL)-glycerol-3-phosphatase 2, with translation MPRLLCQRLAFPIPIATSPIPFPYFPTKSLNFPKNPTPYLAMANPSAAKAPITHVIFDMDGLLLDTEKFYTEVQEIILARYNKTFDWALKAKMMGKKAIEAARVFVEDTGLSDSLTAEDFLVEREAMLQKLFPTSELMPGASRLIRHLHAKAIPFCLATGSNKRHFELKTQSHHELFSLMHHVVNGDDPEVKQGKPSPEIFLAASKRFEGGPVDPNKCLVFEDAPSGVLAAKNAGMSVVMVPDPRLDSSFHDAADQVLGSLLDFNPSDWGLPPFDNPAS, from the exons ATGCCAAGACTCCTCTGCCAACGACTAGCTTTCCCAATTCCCATAGCTACTTCACCAATACCTTTTCCTTATTTCCCCACCAAATCTCTAAACTTTCCCAAAAACCCAACACCTTATTTGGCCATGGCAAATCCCTCTGCAGCCAAAGCACCAATCACCCATGTCATTTTCGATATGGACGGCCTCTTACTAG ACACAGAGAAGTTCTATACTGAAGTCCAGGAAATTATACTTGCTAGGTACAATAAAACTTTTGATTGGGCTTTGAAAGCAAAAATGATGGGAAAGAAAGCAATAGAAGCTGCTCGGGTCTTTGTTGAAGACACTGGACTTAGTGACTCTCTTACTGCTGAGGACTTTCTGGTTGAAAGAGAGGCAATGTTGCAGAAGTTGTTTCCAACAAGCGAGCTGATGCCAG GGGCCAGCAGGTTGATCAGACATCTACATGCGAAAGCAATACCCTTTTGCTTGGCAACTGG CTCTAATAAGCGACATTTCGAATTGAAAACACAAAGCCATCATGAGCTTTTTTCATTGATGCATCATGTTGTCAACGGTGACGATCCAGAAGTTAAGCAAGGCAAACCCTCACCGGAAATTTTCCTTGCAGCGTCCAAACGTTTTGAG GGTGGGCCAGTAGATCCAAATAAATGTCTTGTGTTCGAAGATGCACCCTCTGGAGTTCTTGCAGCTAAGAATGCTGGAAT GTCTGTTGTAATGGTTCCAGATCCAAGGTTGGACAGCTCATTTCATGATGCTGCAGACCAGGTTCTGGGGTCCCTGTTGGATTTTAACCCAAGTGATTGGGGTTTGCCTCCATTTGACAATCCCGCAAGCTAA
- the LOC112197542 gene encoding uncharacterized protein LOC112197542, with protein sequence MSCLALSLQPANGSDILLQTREWFPPARALVAVSSFRETRLAFAASKQQQQLHNQSKDHPNNSDSSADSIASLGDDPLAASSGQLIVGVESRFRVVYRLVNSIYVLGITTADHDNSINVFECIHIVNQAVSVVVTACRGVDVTPEKLARKYAEIYMALDIVLRGVSNIRLAAMLSSMHGDGIAKMVHSALDTENKVRGAESWRGTEVLAVEHEAGIMAFNNTTFELPPETIAAGDEVAASLAPVVQTEDKQEEEEESEAEKDPFAASEKINQPEELVTGFKKNKDPSATDLTLALSTLEVTTLPPAEATQSTHIAVEGFEGEYGGIEFGNEQASLNEAFEGFSDAWGGGLDASEFVGTKKVVKSQGLGGLELLQTGPDPPKAAGAAAAGTPLEELVGKTEMKGPEMNIVEEINVEFRESLLARAALKGVVYLKTLPTKTSGDKETEFSFRVEGTSAVKRFVMQNSRISSLGNGMFHVRTAASDEPLPILKYSLQPRLTPLPLRVRLVQRHTGSLLSVMIQYVSNPELPAPLTDVTFIVKLPLDPTLLKVSPKAVLNRSEKELKWHVPEIPLNGPPGRLRVRMPVDSNEEDGGEEIEVVAYVKFSWQGNRSLSGVCLRPASEGKTDFYEVNHRYESGVYMCNP encoded by the coding sequence ATGTCTTGCTTAGCCCTCTCTCTCCAACCCGCCAATGGATCCGACATCCTGCTCCAAACCCGAGAATGGTTCCCTCCGGCCCGAGCCCTCGTCGCCGTCTCCTCCTTCCGCGAAACCCGCCTGGCCTTCGCCGCCTCAAAGCAACAGCAGCAACTCCACAACCAGAGCAAAGACCACCCCAACAACTCCGACTCCTCCGCCGATTCCATCGCCTCCCTCGGCGACGACCCCCTCGCCGCCTCCAGCGGCCAGCTCATCGTCGGCGTCGAGAGCCGCTTCCGCGTCGTGTACCGCCTGGTGAACTCCATCTACGTCCTCGGGATCACCACCGCCGACCACGACAACTCCATCAACGTCTTCGAGTGCATCCACATCGTCAACCAGGCCGTCAGCGTCGTCGTCACCGCCTGCCGCGGCGTCGACGTCACGCCGGAGAAGCTCGCCCGCAAGTACGCCGAGATCTACATGGCGCTCGACATCGTCCTCCGTGGCGTCAGCAACATCCGCCTGGCGGCGATGCTGTCGTCGATGCACGGCGACGGCATTGCCAAGATGGTCCACTCGGCGCTGGACACCGAGAACAAGGTCCGAGGCGCCGAGAGCTGGAGAGGCACTGAGGTGCTTGCGGTGGAGCACGAGGCCGGAATTATGGCGTTCAACAATACGACGTTCGAGTTGCCGCCGGAGACGATCGCCGCCGGGGACGAGGTGGCGGCTAGTTTGGCGCCGGTGGTACAGACTGAGGACAagcaagaggaggaggaagagagtgaAGCAGAGAAAGATCCGTTTGCAGCTAGTGAGAAGATTAATCAACCTGAAGAATTGGTGACTGGATTCAAGAAGAATAAGGATCCTTCGGCGACGGATTTAACACTGGCATTGTCTACTCTTGAGGTGACGACATTGCCCCCTGCAGAGGCCACACAGTCTACTCACATTGCGGTCGAAGGGTTTGAAGGGGAGTATGGTGGAATTGAGTTTGGGAATGAGCAGGCTTCTTTGAATGAGGCTTTTGAAGGGTTTTCGGATGCTTGGGGTGGTGGTTTGGATGCTTCTGAGTTCGTTGGCACAAAGAAGGTTGTGAAGTCGCAAGGGCTTGGTGGGCTTGAATTGTTGCAGACCGGACCGGATCCTCCTAAAGCTGCTGGTGCTGCTGCAGCAGGTACTCCTCTCGAGGAACTTGTAGGAAAAACTGAAATGAAGGGTCCTGAGATGAACATTGTGGAAGAGATCAATGTTGAGTTTAGGGAATCATTACTTGCTAGAGCAGCATTAAAGGGTGTTGTTTATTTGAAAACTTTGCCAACCAAAACTAGTGGTGATAAAGAAACTGAGTTTTCCTTCAGGGTTGAGGGAACCAGTGCAGTTAAAAGGTTTGTTATGCAGAATTCTCGAATTAGTAGTCTAGGCAATGGGATGTTTCATGTGAGAACTGCGGCCTCTGATGAGCCTTTACCCATTTTGAAGTATAGTTTGCAACCTAGGTTAACCCCATTGCCTTTGAGGGTTCGTCTTGTGCAACGTCACACAGGAAGCTTGCTGTCAGTGATGATACAATATGTGTCGAACCCTGAGTTGCCGGCACCTTTGACTGATGTCACATTTATTGTGAAACTGCCCCTTGACCCTACATTGCTGAAGGTCTCACCGAAAGCTGTATTAAATCGGTCTGAGAAAGAACTGAAATGGCATGTCCCTGAGATTCCGTTGAATGGACCGCCAGGTCGGTTGAGGGTGAGGATGCCTGTAGATTCTAATGAAGAAGATGGTGGTGAGGAGATTGAGGTTGTTGCCTATGTGAAATTTTCTTGGCAAGGAAACAGATCATTGTCTGGAGTTTGTCTGCGGCCAGCTTCTGAGGGTAAGACAGACTTTTATGAGGTTAATCACAGGTATGAGAGTGGGGTATATATGTGCAACCCATGA